Proteins co-encoded in one Spirosoma endbachense genomic window:
- a CDS encoding methyltransferase family protein — protein MRPPSLLAHLLAILLLPVTVTIVIPWLIYVPHQWVTLNTWVVKLMGGLVGLAGFTLLLRTIWLFNGIGKGTLAPWEPPQRLVVVGPYRYCRNPMISGVLAMLLGEALLLQSGNLLLWAGLVFGINTVYFIGLEEPDLLNRFGTDYQHYKQHVPRWIPYFRPYQPPLQS, from the coding sequence ATGAGACCGCCATCGTTACTAGCTCATCTGCTGGCTATTCTACTGTTACCAGTCACGGTAACCATTGTTATACCCTGGTTGATTTATGTGCCTCATCAGTGGGTTACCCTGAACACGTGGGTAGTCAAGCTAATGGGAGGCCTAGTAGGGCTAGCGGGATTTACGCTGCTGTTGAGAACGATATGGCTGTTTAATGGGATAGGGAAAGGAACCTTGGCCCCTTGGGAGCCGCCACAACGACTCGTTGTGGTTGGGCCTTACCGTTATTGCCGTAACCCGATGATAAGCGGGGTATTGGCTATGCTACTTGGGGAAGCCTTGCTGTTGCAGTCAGGGAACCTATTACTTTGGGCCGGGCTAGTCTTTGGCATCAATACGGTTTACTTCATTGGGCTTGAGGAACCGGATTTGCTGAATCGGTTTGGCACCGACTACCAACACTATAAGCAGCATGTACCCCGTTGGATTCCCTACTTTCGGCCTTACCAGCCTCCTTTACAAAGCTAA
- a CDS encoding Gfo/Idh/MocA family protein produces MESDKIKVGLIGLNPDSQWASVSHIPALKLLSNKFDIIGVANSTHESAKKAAAAFQIPNAFENAQMLVESNDIDLVVITVKVAYHFELVKAALEAGKHVYCEHPLGNGLEETKTLAALAKSKNVIAVVGTQMVVAPELLYLAQLINEGYVGKVLSTTLIGSGGSWGDETVIANYYLYEKENGATMLTIPLGHTLAGLTKVLGGFNQLTARMSSNFKNVNIKDTGAIKPKTSEDQIMVIGTLQSGAAVTVHYRGGISRATNFLWEINGSKGDIQVTAPLGHGQQAQLTIHGARGDETELKPLTVPAEMYQGLTGNPVIGNVAQIYKRLAADIRNNTRTAPSFEDAAFLHELLNRIEISALFNGPYVTG; encoded by the coding sequence ATGGAATCTGATAAAATAAAAGTAGGCTTAATAGGCCTTAATCCAGATAGTCAGTGGGCATCCGTATCACATATCCCGGCTTTAAAACTGCTCTCGAATAAATTTGACATTATTGGCGTAGCCAATTCCACTCATGAAAGCGCAAAGAAAGCTGCCGCAGCATTCCAAATTCCCAACGCCTTTGAAAATGCGCAGATGCTGGTAGAATCCAATGACATTGACCTGGTGGTGATCACGGTGAAAGTTGCTTATCATTTTGAATTGGTAAAAGCTGCGCTCGAAGCTGGAAAACACGTTTACTGCGAACATCCGCTTGGAAACGGGTTAGAAGAAACCAAAACGTTAGCCGCTTTGGCCAAAAGTAAAAATGTAATTGCGGTAGTAGGTACTCAGATGGTCGTTGCACCAGAGCTACTTTATTTAGCACAGCTTATAAATGAGGGCTATGTAGGAAAAGTTTTGTCTACTACGCTCATCGGCTCCGGCGGCAGTTGGGGCGACGAAACCGTCATTGCTAATTATTATCTGTATGAAAAAGAAAATGGCGCTACTATGCTAACGATTCCACTGGGGCACACCCTGGCGGGTCTAACCAAAGTTTTAGGCGGATTCAATCAGCTTACTGCACGCATGAGCAGCAATTTTAAAAATGTTAACATAAAAGACACAGGGGCAATAAAACCCAAAACTAGCGAAGACCAGATTATGGTGATAGGAACCTTGCAAAGCGGTGCTGCCGTCACCGTTCATTATAGAGGTGGGATTTCCAGGGCCACCAACTTTTTATGGGAGATTAATGGAAGCAAAGGGGATATCCAGGTAACCGCTCCACTAGGGCATGGCCAGCAGGCTCAGTTAACCATTCATGGGGCGAGGGGTGACGAAACTGAATTAAAACCTTTAACTGTGCCTGCTGAAATGTACCAAGGTTTAACTGGAAATCCGGTTATCGGCAATGTAGCCCAGATTTACAAACGACTGGCAGCAGATATTAGAAATAACACCAGGACTGCTCCTTCATTTGAGGATGCTGCGTTTCTGCATGAATTATTGAATAGGATTGAAATTTCCGCTCTTTTTAACGGGCCGTATGTTACTGGTTGA